One genomic window of Macrobrachium rosenbergii isolate ZJJX-2024 chromosome 51, ASM4041242v1, whole genome shotgun sequence includes the following:
- the LOC136832972 gene encoding pro-resilin-like, with amino-acid sequence MEAGDVSSRLMGGGDQSLSSTEHWPKHCLQKRDKRPYLTAGMSSTSARTGPMETPSSAPTAPSSTIQLRLQEKLENQNGNNGLWFQMEHQPFQSITSVDPGPFQRYTPPTMKAFVVCALLSLAAADKRPSPPSNGYGAPPAPPSNGYGAPPSNAYGPPRNSYGVDPLAALAENIPGGGVPGQDYPILASVPDTGFSCDAQNVPGYYADTDRQARCQVFHICQDRPNGRRQQDSFLCPNGTIFNQQYLVCDWWFNFDCADAEDFYSVNEQIGVVTYDPYGRSRNGNGSNGYGSNGNGNGNNGYGSNGNGNGNNGHGSNGNGNGNNGYGSNGNGNGNNGHGSNGNGNNGYGSNGNGNGAGAAPSNGYGAPPAPSNGYGAPPSPSDTYGAPF; translated from the exons ATGGAAGCCGGGGATGTTAGCAGCCGCCTCATGGGAGGAGGAGATCAGTCTTTGAGCTCCACGGAACATTGGCCGAAACATTGTCTACAGAAAAGAGATAAGAGACCCTACCTGACGGCCGGGAT gtcttccacatctgccagGACAGGCCCAATGGAaactccttcctctgccccaacggcaccatcttcaacAATTCAACTTCGACTGCAAGAAAAATTGGAAAACCAAAATGGTAACAATGGATTATGGTTTCAAATGGAGCACCAACCCTTCCAA TCGATCACCTCTGTAGATCCTGGTCCATTCCAGCGATATACACCACCAACGATGAAGGCCTTTGTAGTGTGTG CTCTTCTCAGCCTCGCAGCTGCTGACAAACGCCCTTCTCCTCCCTCCAATGGCTATGGAGCCCCTCCCGCTCCTCCAAGCAACGGCTATGGAGCTCCTCCAAGCAATGCTTATGGCCCACCTAGGAACTCCTACGGAGTAGATCCACTTGCTGCCTTGGCAGAGAATATTCCTGGCGGTGGAGTTCCTGGACAAGACTACCCTATTTTGGCCTCCGTCCCTGACACCGGTTTCTCCTGCGATGCTCAgaatgtacctggttattatgcCGACACTGATCGTCAGGCTAGAtgccaggtcttccacatctgccagGACAGGCCCAATGGTCGCCGTcagcaggactccttcctctgccccaacggcaccatcttcaaccaacagtacctcgtctgtgactggtggttcaacttcgaCTGTGCTGATGCTGAAGACTTCTATTCAGTCAACGAGCAGATTGGAGTCGTTACCTATGACCCTTATGGTAGAAGTCGCAACGGTAATGGAAGCAATGGTTATGGATCTAATGGCAACGGTAATGGAAACAACGGTTATGGATCTAATGGCAACGGTAATGGAAACAATGGTCATGGATCTAATGGAAACGGTAATGGAAACAATGGTTATGGATCTAATGGCAACGGTAATGGAAACAATGGTCATGGATCTAATGGCAATGGAAACAATGGTTATGGATCTAATGGCAACGGTAATGGAGCAGGTGCTGCTCCCAGTAACGGTTATGGAGCCCCTCCAGCTCCTAGCAACGGATACGGAGCTCCTCCATCACCTTCAGATACCTATGGAGCCCCTTTCTAA
- the LOC136832973 gene encoding uncharacterized protein, with amino-acid sequence MLGSWTEILVKKNFGYQNNAEALDENNVPGYYADTDRESGCQVFHICQDRPNGRRQQDSFLCPNGTIFNQQYLVCDWWFNFDCADAKDFYSVNEQIGVVAYDPYGGILLDPGPFQRYTPPTMKAFVVCGFTIYYYFPFYSVALLSLAAADKRPSPPSNGYGAPPAPPSNGYGAPPSNAYGPPRNSYGVDPLAALAENIPGGGVPGQDYPILASVPDTGFSCDAQNVPGYYADTDRQARCQVFHICQDRPNGRRQQDSFLCPNGTIFNQQYLVCDWWFNFDCADAEDFYSVNEQIGVVAYDPYGRSRNGNGNNGYGSNGNGNGNNGHGSNGNGNGNNGYGSNGNNGHGSNGNGNGNNGYGSNGNNGYGAPPSPSDTYGAPF; translated from the exons ATGCTTGGATCTTGGACAGAAATTTTAGTTAAAAAGAACTTTGGGTATCAAAACAATGCTGAAGCTTTGGATGAAAAT aatgtacctggttattatgcCGACACTGACCGTGAGTCTGGAtgccaggtcttccacatctgccagGACAGGCCCAATGGACGCCGTcagcaggactccttcctctgccccaacggcaccatcttcaaccaacagtacctcgtctgtgactggtggttcaacttcgaCTGTGCTGACGCTAAAGACTTCTATTCAGTCAACGAACAGATTGGGGTCGTTGCCTATGACCCTTATGGGGGGATTTTATTAG ATCCTGGTCCATTCCAGCGATATACACCACCAACCATGAAGGCCTTTGTAGTGTGTG GTTTCACCATTTATtactattttcccttttattctgtAGCTCTTCTCAGCCTCGCAGCTGCTGACAAACGCCCTTCTCCTCCCTCCAATGGCTATGGAGCCCCTCCAGCTCCTCCAAGCAACGGCTATGGAGCTCCTCCGAGCAATGCTTATGGCCCACCTAGGAACTCCTATGGAGTAGACCCACTTGCTGCCTTGGCAGAGAATATTCCTGGCGGTGGAGTTCCTGGACAAGACTACCCTATTTTGGCCTCCGTCCCTGACACCGGTTTCTCCTGCGATGCTCAgaatgtacctggttattatgcCGACACTGATCGTCAGGCTAGAtgccaggtcttccacatctgccagGACAGGCCCAATGGTCGCCGTcagcaggactccttcctctgccccaacggcaccatcttcaaccaacagtacctcgtctgtgactggtggttcaacttcgaCTGCGCTGATGCTGAAGACTTCTATTCAGTCAACGAGCAGATTGGAGTCGTTGCCTATGACCCTTATGGTAGAAGTCGCAACGGTAATGGAAACAATGGTTATGGATCTAATGGCAACGGTAATGGAAACAATGGTCATGGATCTAATGGCAACGGTAATGGAAACAATGGTTATGGATCTAATGGCAACAATGGTCATGGATCTAATGGCAACGGTAATGGAAACAATGGTTATGGATCTAATGGCAA CAACGGATACGGAGCTCCTCCATCACCTTCAGATACCTATGGAGCCCCTTTCTAA